One window from the genome of Canis aureus isolate CA01 chromosome 18, VMU_Caureus_v.1.0, whole genome shotgun sequence encodes:
- the LSM5 gene encoding U6 snRNA-associated Sm-like protein LSm5 — MAANATTNPSQLLPLELVDKCIGSRIHIVMKSDKEIVGTLLGFDDFVNMVLEDVTEFEITPEGRRITKLDQILLNGNNITMLVPGGEGPEV, encoded by the exons ATGGCGGCCAACGCTACCACTAACCCGTCGCAGCTGCTGCCTCTAG agctCGTGGACAAATGTATAGGATCAAGAATTCACATTGTGATGAAGAGTGATAAAGAAATTGTTGGCACACTTTTGGGATTTGATGACTTTGTCA ATATGGTACTGGAGGATGTCACTGAGTT tgAAATCACACCAGAAGGAAGAAGGATCACTAAATTAGATCAAATTTtgctaaatggaaataatataacAATG cTAGTTCCTGGAGGAGAAGGTCCTGAAGTATGA